One part of the Physeter macrocephalus isolate SW-GA unplaced genomic scaffold, ASM283717v5 random_91, whole genome shotgun sequence genome encodes these proteins:
- the RRP9 gene encoding U3 small nucleolar RNA-interacting protein 2 isoform X2 encodes MSATGAARKRGKPASGAGAGAGASKLRRKGDSSGDKGKSKGGGKMNEEISSDSESERRNEEEEEEELEETAQEKKLRLAKLYLEQLKQQEEEKAEAREFEEDQVAGRLKEDVLEQRGRLQKSVAKEIQAPDPADIRILRGHQLSITCLVITPDDLAIFSAAKDCTIIKWSVESGRKLHVIPRAKKGAEGQPSGHSSHVLCMAISSDGKYLASGDRSKLILIWEAQSCQHLYTFTGHRDAVSGLAFRRGTHQLYSTSHDRSVKVWNVAENSYVETLFGHQDAVAALDALSRECCVTAGGRDGTVRVWKIPEESQLVFYGHQGSIDSIQLINEEHMVSGADDGSVALWGLSKKRPLALQREAHGLRGELGLEQPFWVSSVAALLNTDLVATGSHSSSVRLWQCGEGFRQLDLLCDIPLVGFINSLKFSSAGDFLVAGVGQEHRLGRWWRIKEARNSVCIIPLHRAPRPPAAGS; translated from the exons ATGTCGGCGACAGGGGCGGCTCGAAAGAGGGGAAAGCCGGCCTCGGGGGCCGGGGCTGGTGCGGGGGCCAGCAAGCTGCGGCGAAAG GGCGACTCTTCTGGGGACAAGGGCAAGTCCAAGGGTGGCGGCAAGATGAATGAGGAGATCTCCAGTGACTCGGAGAGCGAGAG GaggaatgaggaggaggaggaggaggagctggaggagaccGCACAGGAGAAGAAGCTGCGCTTGGCCAAGCTCTACCTTGAGCAGCTCAAGCAGCAAG aggaggagaaggccGAGGCCCGCGAATTTGAGGAGGACCAGGTGGCGGGGAGGCTGAAGGAGGACGTG CTTGAGCAGAGAGGCAGGCTGCAGAAGTCGGTGGCAAAGGAG ATCCAGGCCCCAGACCCTGCTGACATTCGAATCTTACGGGGCCACCAGCTGTCCATCACATGTTTGGTTATCACCCCTGACGACCTGGCCATCTTTTCTGCCGCCAAAGACTGCACCATTATTAAGT GGAGTGTGGAAAGTGGACGGAAGCTTCATGTGATCCCTCGAGCCAAGAAGGGTGCTGAGGGGCAGCCCTCCGGCCATAGTAGCCACGTCCTCTGCATGGCCATCTCCTCCGATGGCAAGTACCTG GCCTCGGGTGACCGCAGCAAGCTCATTCTCATTTGGGAGGCCCAGAGCTGCCAGCACCTGTACACCTTCACGGGACACCGGGACGCCGTGTCG GGGCTGGCATTCCGCAGAGGCACCCACCAGCTCTACAGCACGTCCCACGACCGCTCTGTAAAGGTGTGGAATGTGGCAGAGAACTCCTACGTGGAGACGCT CTTCGGGCACCAGGATGCTGTGGCTGCACTGGATGCTCTGAGCAGGGAGTGCTGCGTGACCGCTGGGGGCCGGGATGGGACCGTGCGTGTGTGGAAGATCCCCGAGGAGTCCCAGCTTGTCTTCTACGGCCACCA GGGCTCCATCGACAGCATCCAGCTCATCAACGAGGAGCACATGGTGTCGGGTGCAGATGATGG TTCTGTAGCCTTGTGGGGCCTCTCTAAGAAGCGGCCACTTGCCCTGCAGCGTGAGGCCCATGGGCTGCGGGGGGAGCTGGGCTTGGAGCAGCCCTTCTGGGTGTCATCGGTGGCAGCCCTGCTCAACACAGACCTCGTGGCCACAG GCTCTCACAGCAGCTCTGTGCGGCTCTGGCAATGCGGGGAGGGCTTCCGGCAGCTTGACCTTCTCTGCGACATCCCCCTG GTGGGCTTCATCAATAGCCTCAAGTTCTCCAGTgctggggacttcctggtggccgGGGTAGGGCAGGAGCACAG GCTTGGCCGGTGGTGGCGGATCAAAGAGGCCCGGAACTCCGTCTGCATCATCCCTCTCCACAgggcccccaggccccctgctgcTGGCTCCTGA
- the RRP9 gene encoding U3 small nucleolar RNA-interacting protein 2 isoform X1, whose product MSATGAARKRGKPASGAGAGAGASKLRRKGDSSGDKGKSKGGGKMNEEISSDSESESLVPRRNEEEEEEELEETAQEKKLRLAKLYLEQLKQQEEEKAEAREFEEDQVAGRLKEDVLEQRGRLQKSVAKEIQAPDPADIRILRGHQLSITCLVITPDDLAIFSAAKDCTIIKWSVESGRKLHVIPRAKKGAEGQPSGHSSHVLCMAISSDGKYLASGDRSKLILIWEAQSCQHLYTFTGHRDAVSGLAFRRGTHQLYSTSHDRSVKVWNVAENSYVETLFGHQDAVAALDALSRECCVTAGGRDGTVRVWKIPEESQLVFYGHQGSIDSIQLINEEHMVSGADDGSVALWGLSKKRPLALQREAHGLRGELGLEQPFWVSSVAALLNTDLVATGSHSSSVRLWQCGEGFRQLDLLCDIPLVGFINSLKFSSAGDFLVAGVGQEHRLGRWWRIKEARNSVCIIPLHRAPRPPAAGS is encoded by the exons ATGTCGGCGACAGGGGCGGCTCGAAAGAGGGGAAAGCCGGCCTCGGGGGCCGGGGCTGGTGCGGGGGCCAGCAAGCTGCGGCGAAAG GGCGACTCTTCTGGGGACAAGGGCAAGTCCAAGGGTGGCGGCAAGATGAATGAGGAGATCTCCAGTGACTCGGAGAGCGAGAG CCTAGTTCCCAGGaggaatgaggaggaggaggaggaggagctggaggagaccGCACAGGAGAAGAAGCTGCGCTTGGCCAAGCTCTACCTTGAGCAGCTCAAGCAGCAAG aggaggagaaggccGAGGCCCGCGAATTTGAGGAGGACCAGGTGGCGGGGAGGCTGAAGGAGGACGTG CTTGAGCAGAGAGGCAGGCTGCAGAAGTCGGTGGCAAAGGAG ATCCAGGCCCCAGACCCTGCTGACATTCGAATCTTACGGGGCCACCAGCTGTCCATCACATGTTTGGTTATCACCCCTGACGACCTGGCCATCTTTTCTGCCGCCAAAGACTGCACCATTATTAAGT GGAGTGTGGAAAGTGGACGGAAGCTTCATGTGATCCCTCGAGCCAAGAAGGGTGCTGAGGGGCAGCCCTCCGGCCATAGTAGCCACGTCCTCTGCATGGCCATCTCCTCCGATGGCAAGTACCTG GCCTCGGGTGACCGCAGCAAGCTCATTCTCATTTGGGAGGCCCAGAGCTGCCAGCACCTGTACACCTTCACGGGACACCGGGACGCCGTGTCG GGGCTGGCATTCCGCAGAGGCACCCACCAGCTCTACAGCACGTCCCACGACCGCTCTGTAAAGGTGTGGAATGTGGCAGAGAACTCCTACGTGGAGACGCT CTTCGGGCACCAGGATGCTGTGGCTGCACTGGATGCTCTGAGCAGGGAGTGCTGCGTGACCGCTGGGGGCCGGGATGGGACCGTGCGTGTGTGGAAGATCCCCGAGGAGTCCCAGCTTGTCTTCTACGGCCACCA GGGCTCCATCGACAGCATCCAGCTCATCAACGAGGAGCACATGGTGTCGGGTGCAGATGATGG TTCTGTAGCCTTGTGGGGCCTCTCTAAGAAGCGGCCACTTGCCCTGCAGCGTGAGGCCCATGGGCTGCGGGGGGAGCTGGGCTTGGAGCAGCCCTTCTGGGTGTCATCGGTGGCAGCCCTGCTCAACACAGACCTCGTGGCCACAG GCTCTCACAGCAGCTCTGTGCGGCTCTGGCAATGCGGGGAGGGCTTCCGGCAGCTTGACCTTCTCTGCGACATCCCCCTG GTGGGCTTCATCAATAGCCTCAAGTTCTCCAGTgctggggacttcctggtggccgGGGTAGGGCAGGAGCACAG GCTTGGCCGGTGGTGGCGGATCAAAGAGGCCCGGAACTCCGTCTGCATCATCCCTCTCCACAgggcccccaggccccctgctgcTGGCTCCTGA
- the RRP9 gene encoding U3 small nucleolar RNA-interacting protein 2 isoform X3, with protein sequence MEAGRDGVSSGWGSSEEHSPVARGAGLVPPAHSLVPRRNEEEEEEELEETAQEKKLRLAKLYLEQLKQQEEEKAEAREFEEDQVAGRLKEDVLEQRGRLQKSVAKEIQAPDPADIRILRGHQLSITCLVITPDDLAIFSAAKDCTIIKWSVESGRKLHVIPRAKKGAEGQPSGHSSHVLCMAISSDGKYLASGDRSKLILIWEAQSCQHLYTFTGHRDAVSGLAFRRGTHQLYSTSHDRSVKVWNVAENSYVETLFGHQDAVAALDALSRECCVTAGGRDGTVRVWKIPEESQLVFYGHQGSIDSIQLINEEHMVSGADDGSVALWGLSKKRPLALQREAHGLRGELGLEQPFWVSSVAALLNTDLVATGSHSSSVRLWQCGEGFRQLDLLCDIPLVGFINSLKFSSAGDFLVAGVGQEHRLGRWWRIKEARNSVCIIPLHRAPRPPAAGS encoded by the exons ATGGAGGCTGGCAGGGATGGGGTGTCAAGTGGCTGGGGAAGCAGCGAGGAGCACAGTCCTGTGGCCAGAGGAGCAGGCCTAGTTCCTCCTGCTCACAGCCTAGTTCCCAGGaggaatgaggaggaggaggaggaggagctggaggagaccGCACAGGAGAAGAAGCTGCGCTTGGCCAAGCTCTACCTTGAGCAGCTCAAGCAGCAAG aggaggagaaggccGAGGCCCGCGAATTTGAGGAGGACCAGGTGGCGGGGAGGCTGAAGGAGGACGTG CTTGAGCAGAGAGGCAGGCTGCAGAAGTCGGTGGCAAAGGAG ATCCAGGCCCCAGACCCTGCTGACATTCGAATCTTACGGGGCCACCAGCTGTCCATCACATGTTTGGTTATCACCCCTGACGACCTGGCCATCTTTTCTGCCGCCAAAGACTGCACCATTATTAAGT GGAGTGTGGAAAGTGGACGGAAGCTTCATGTGATCCCTCGAGCCAAGAAGGGTGCTGAGGGGCAGCCCTCCGGCCATAGTAGCCACGTCCTCTGCATGGCCATCTCCTCCGATGGCAAGTACCTG GCCTCGGGTGACCGCAGCAAGCTCATTCTCATTTGGGAGGCCCAGAGCTGCCAGCACCTGTACACCTTCACGGGACACCGGGACGCCGTGTCG GGGCTGGCATTCCGCAGAGGCACCCACCAGCTCTACAGCACGTCCCACGACCGCTCTGTAAAGGTGTGGAATGTGGCAGAGAACTCCTACGTGGAGACGCT CTTCGGGCACCAGGATGCTGTGGCTGCACTGGATGCTCTGAGCAGGGAGTGCTGCGTGACCGCTGGGGGCCGGGATGGGACCGTGCGTGTGTGGAAGATCCCCGAGGAGTCCCAGCTTGTCTTCTACGGCCACCA GGGCTCCATCGACAGCATCCAGCTCATCAACGAGGAGCACATGGTGTCGGGTGCAGATGATGG TTCTGTAGCCTTGTGGGGCCTCTCTAAGAAGCGGCCACTTGCCCTGCAGCGTGAGGCCCATGGGCTGCGGGGGGAGCTGGGCTTGGAGCAGCCCTTCTGGGTGTCATCGGTGGCAGCCCTGCTCAACACAGACCTCGTGGCCACAG GCTCTCACAGCAGCTCTGTGCGGCTCTGGCAATGCGGGGAGGGCTTCCGGCAGCTTGACCTTCTCTGCGACATCCCCCTG GTGGGCTTCATCAATAGCCTCAAGTTCTCCAGTgctggggacttcctggtggccgGGGTAGGGCAGGAGCACAG GCTTGGCCGGTGGTGGCGGATCAAAGAGGCCCGGAACTCCGTCTGCATCATCCCTCTCCACAgggcccccaggccccctgctgcTGGCTCCTGA